In Pungitius pungitius chromosome 2, fPunPun2.1, whole genome shotgun sequence, a single window of DNA contains:
- the mrnip gene encoding MRN complex-interacting protein isoform X3, with protein sequence MVKKVNKWICKLCGEKQSQLKEFGRGSGADCRRHVQKLNAMRGAMMEEHNTCSLWKQVEAETEDVPEDDQVTHTQVLTLMNGAGSSRWNKYLDTPEEAEPEDEEEDNVSLDRQQRRDNHMSDRKRERIKEERRDGCTPEQANYSSLDHTSPPTKRRVTPHGVSPAPVSRSDRQWEESVSDDIISLPLTRSLLPVSSMFESGEDFSIEGF encoded by the exons ATG GTGAAGAAGGTGAACAAGTGGATTTGTAAGCTTTGTGGAGAGAAACAGTCGCAGCTGAAG GAGTTTGGGCGGGGCTCCGGAGCAGACTGCAGACGCCATGTTCAGAAACTTAACGCCATGAGAGGAGCGATGATGGAGGAGCACAACACCTGCTCTCTATG GAAGCAAGTGGAGGCAGAGACGGAGGATGTACCTGAGGACGACCAGGTGACGCACACACAGGTCTTAACCCTG ATGAATGGGGCTGGATCGAGCCGTTGGAACAAATACCTGGACACACCTGAGGAGGCGGAGccagaggatgaggaagaggataaTGTCTCGCTGGACAGGCAGCAGCGCCGTGACAACCACATGAGTGACAG aaagagagagagaataaaagaagaaagacgAGACGGATGCACACCTGAACAG GCAAACTACTCCAGTCTGGACcacaccagtcctcccaccaagAGGAGGGTTACTCCCCACGGCGTGAGTCCTGCTCCAGTCTCCAGATCTGACCGCCAGTGGGAGGAGTCAgtcagtgatgacatcatcagcctGCCGCTCACCAGGTCattacttcctgtttcctcaATGTTTGAGAGCGGAGAAGATTTCAGCATAGAGggattttaa
- the LOC119211443 gene encoding TBC1 domain family member 9B isoform X2, with the protein MWIQPEEVLMAGALWVSERANPFFILQRRKGHGRGGGLSGLLVGTLDVVLDSSARVAPYRILLQTADSQIYWNVACGSSRKEITEHWEWLESNLLQTISIFDNDEDVTTFVKGKISGIIAEENRLKQGEDQEEDCGKFREAELKMRRLFAMPEEEKLVNYYSCSYWKGRVPRQGWLYLSVNHLCFYSFLMGKEVILVVQWTEVTQLEKNANLVFPESVCVSTRHTEHFFSMFLNINDTFKLMEQLANIAMRQLLDNEAFAADLTLPKPCKTLKNVSALKRDLDARAKNERYRTMFRLTQDERLDGHTDCTLWTPFAKMHVVGQLFISNNYICFNSREEGLCQLIIPLREVSIAEKADSSSVLPCPVSISTKNKMNFLFANLKDRDFLVQRISDFLQRTPDSSRGDTSPLCPVGPSASSMSLGTESAHKMPHYHPGLSTASQGLLQLYHQDAQEDLGPKAMKEKMKEEAWNIHFSEFGRGVCMYRTSRTRELVLNGIPEALRGELWLLFSGAQNEMATHPGYYGDLVEQAMGLCSLATEEIERDLHRSMPEHRAFQNETGIAALRRVLTAYAHRNPGIGYCQAMNIVTSVLLLYCPEEEAFWLLVALCERMLPDYYNTRVVGALVDQGVFEELTRAFLPLLYEHMQELGVISTISLSWFLTLFLSVMPFDSAVLLVDCFFYEGIKVTFQVALAVLYDNMEALLSCSDEGEAMTILGRYLDNVVNRQTVAPPIPHLHALLTSGDDPPPEIDIFDLIKSSYERFGSLHSDVIEQMRFKQRLKVIQSLEDTAKRSVVRAMMTESAFSIEELEELYCLFKSKHMTSCYWGSSSSAAERHDPSLPYLEQYRIDPAQFTQLFTALSPWVCGGHTSTLSARLFRLLDQNKDGLVNFKEFITGLSGMYHGDMTEKLKLLYKLHLPPALCPEEAESALEATHFFTEEEPRESSFLCDVEMLGQPEMTPGG; encoded by the exons GTTTACTGGTTGGAACTCTGGATGTGGTGCTGGACTCCAGCGCCAGGGTGGCTCCTTACAGGATCCTGCTGCAGACTGCGGACTCTCAGATCTACTGGAACGTGGCTTGTG GCTCATCCAGGAAAGAGATCACTGAGCACTGGGAATGGCTGGAGTCCAACCTCCTCCAGACAATCTCCATCTTTGACAACGATGAAGACGTTACCACATTTGTCAAAGGAAAAATCTCT GGCATCATTGCGGAGGAGAACCGCCTGAAGCAGGgtgaggaccaggaggaggattGTGGGAAGTTTCGAGAGGCAGAGCTGAAGATGAGGAGGCTGTTTGCGATGCCGGAAGAGGAGAAGCTGGTGAATTATTACTCCTGCAGCTACTGGAAGGGCCGAGTGCCGCGCCAGGGCTGGCTCTACCTGTCCGTCAACCACCTGTGTTTCTACTCTTTCCTAATGGGCAAGGAGG tGATCTTGGTGGTGCAGTGGACGGAGGTGACCCAGCTGGAGAAGAATGCCAATCTGGTGTTTCCAGAGAGTGTTTGTGTCAGCACGCGTCACACCGAGCATTTCTTTTCCATGTTCCTGAACATCAACGACACCTTCAAGCTGATGGAGCAGCTGGCCAACATCGCCATGCGCCAGCTCCTCGACAACGAGGCCTTTGCTGCCGACCTGACGCTGCCCAAACCCTGCAAGACGCTGAAGAATGTGTCCGCACTCAAAAG GGATCTGGACGCGAGGGCGAAGAATGAGCGCTATCGAACGATGTTCCGTCTGACCCAGGACGAGCGTCTGGACGGACACACGGACTGCACACTGTGGACGCCGTTTGCTAAGATGCATGTGGTGGGACAGCTCTTCATCTCCAACAACTACATCTGTTTCAACAGCAGAGAAGAAGGCTTGTGTCAGCTCATCATCCCTCTCAGAGAG gTGTCCATTGCGGAGAAGGCGGACAGCAGCAGTGTGCTACCGTGTCCCGTCTCGATCAGCACTAAGAACAAGATGAACTTCCTGTTTGCCAACCTCAAAGACAGAGACTTCCTGGTCCAGCGCATCTCTGACTTCCTGCAGCGCACACCGGACAGCTCGCGAGGCGATACGAGCCCGCTGTGTCCCGTCGGTCCCTCT GCGTCATCCATGTCCTTGGGGACTGAGTCTGCCCACAAGATGCCTCACTACCACCCTGGTCTGTCCACAGCCAGCCAGGGTTTACTGCAGCTCTACCACCAGGACGCCCAGGAGGACCTGGGGCCCAAAGCC atgaaggagaagatgaaggaggaggcgTGGAACATACATTTCTCAGAGTTCGGTCGAGGTGTCTGCATGTACCGAACCTCGAGAACCAGAGAGCTGGTCCTCAACGGGATCCCAGAGGCCCTGCGAGGAGAGCTGTGGCTGTTGTTCTCAG GAGCACAGAACGAGATGGCCACCCACCCTGGCTACTACGGTGACCTGGTGGAGCAGGCCATGGGGCTGTGTTCATTGGCCACCGAGGAGATTGAGCGTGACCTTCACCGCTCAATGCCAGAGCACCGAGCCTTCCAGAATGAGACGGGCATTGCTGCACTGCGCCGCGTCCTCACCGCCTACGCCCACCGCAACCCCGGCATCGGGTACTGTCAG GCGATGAACATTGTCACCTCCGTCCTGTTGCTCTACtgcccagaggaggaggccttcTGGCTGCTGGTGGCTCTGTGTGAGAGGATGCTGCCCGACTACTACaacaccagggtggtgg GTGCTCTGGTGGATCAGGGAGTGTTTGAGGAGCTGACTCGAGCCTTCCTCCCTCTTCTGTATGAACACATGCAGGAGCTGGGTGTGATTTCCACCATCAGCCTGTCCTGGTTCCTCACACTCTTCCTGTCTGTGATGCCCTTTGACAGCGCCGTCCTATTAGTCGATTGCTTCTTCTATGAAGGAATCAAGGTCACCTTCCAG GTGGCGCTGGCTGTGCTCTATGACAACATGGAAGCCCTGCTGTCCTGCAGCGACGAGGGAGAAGCCATGACCATCCTGGGCAG GTACCTGGATAATGTTGTAAACAGACAGACTGTGGCTCCTCCCATTCCTCACCTGCATGCCCTACTGACGAGTGGAGACGATCCTCCACCTGAGATTGACATCTTTGATCTCATCAAGTCGTCCTATGAG AGGTTTGGCAGCTTGCACTCTGATGTCATTGAACAGATGAGGTTTAAacagaggttaaaggtcatcCAGTCACTGGAGGACACGGCCAAGAGGAGCGTG gttagGGCGATGATGACGGAGTCTGCCTTCAGTatcgaggagctggaggagctctaCTGTCTCTTTAAG TCCAAACACATGACGAGCTGTTACTGGGGCTCCAGCAGCTCTGCAGCCGAGCGCCATGATCCCAGCCTTCCTTACCTGGAGCAGTACCGCATTGACCCGGCTCAGTTCACCCAGCTGTTCACGGCACTCAGTCCCTGGGTGTGTGGAGGTCACACCTCCACCCTGTCAGCCCGCCTCTTCAGACTGTTGGACCAAAACAAGGACGGACTGGTCAACTTCAAAGAGTTCATCACTGGACTCA gtgggaTGTACCACGGAGACATGACCGAGAAACTCAAACTGCTGTACAagctccacctccctccag CGCTGTGTCCTGAAGAGGCGGAGTCTGCTCTGGAGGCAACACACTTCTTCACTGAGGAGGAGCCACGAG aaTCTTCCTTCTTATGTGATGTGGAGATGTTGGGGCAACCGGAAATGACGCCAG GAGGATGA
- the mrnip gene encoding MRN complex-interacting protein isoform X1, which translates to MVQEFHVLRCYSCESFQVQQVKKVNKWICKLCGEKQSQLKEFGRGSGADCRRHVQKLNAMRGAMMEEHNTCSLWKQVEAETEDVPEDDQVTHTQVLTLMNGAGSSRWNKYLDTPEEAEPEDEEEDNVSLDRQQRRDNHMSDRKRERIKEERRDGCTPEQANYSSLDHTSPPTKRRVTPHGVSPAPVSRSDRQWEESVSDDIISLPLTRSLLPVSSMFESGEDFSIEGF; encoded by the exons ATGGTTCAGGAGTTTCACGTCCTCAGGTGTTATTCATGTGAAAGCTTTCAGGTCCAACAG GTGAAGAAGGTGAACAAGTGGATTTGTAAGCTTTGTGGAGAGAAACAGTCGCAGCTGAAG GAGTTTGGGCGGGGCTCCGGAGCAGACTGCAGACGCCATGTTCAGAAACTTAACGCCATGAGAGGAGCGATGATGGAGGAGCACAACACCTGCTCTCTATG GAAGCAAGTGGAGGCAGAGACGGAGGATGTACCTGAGGACGACCAGGTGACGCACACACAGGTCTTAACCCTG ATGAATGGGGCTGGATCGAGCCGTTGGAACAAATACCTGGACACACCTGAGGAGGCGGAGccagaggatgaggaagaggataaTGTCTCGCTGGACAGGCAGCAGCGCCGTGACAACCACATGAGTGACAG aaagagagagagaataaaagaagaaagacgAGACGGATGCACACCTGAACAG GCAAACTACTCCAGTCTGGACcacaccagtcctcccaccaagAGGAGGGTTACTCCCCACGGCGTGAGTCCTGCTCCAGTCTCCAGATCTGACCGCCAGTGGGAGGAGTCAgtcagtgatgacatcatcagcctGCCGCTCACCAGGTCattacttcctgtttcctcaATGTTTGAGAGCGGAGAAGATTTCAGCATAGAGggattttaa
- the mrnip gene encoding MRN complex-interacting protein isoform X2, translated as MVQEFHVLRCYSCESFQVQQVKKVNKWICKLCGEKQSQLKEFGRGSGADCRRHVQKLNAMRGAMMEEHNTCSLWKQVEAETEDVPEDDQMNGAGSSRWNKYLDTPEEAEPEDEEEDNVSLDRQQRRDNHMSDRKRERIKEERRDGCTPEQANYSSLDHTSPPTKRRVTPHGVSPAPVSRSDRQWEESVSDDIISLPLTRSLLPVSSMFESGEDFSIEGF; from the exons ATGGTTCAGGAGTTTCACGTCCTCAGGTGTTATTCATGTGAAAGCTTTCAGGTCCAACAG GTGAAGAAGGTGAACAAGTGGATTTGTAAGCTTTGTGGAGAGAAACAGTCGCAGCTGAAG GAGTTTGGGCGGGGCTCCGGAGCAGACTGCAGACGCCATGTTCAGAAACTTAACGCCATGAGAGGAGCGATGATGGAGGAGCACAACACCTGCTCTCTATG GAAGCAAGTGGAGGCAGAGACGGAGGATGTACCTGAGGACGACCAG ATGAATGGGGCTGGATCGAGCCGTTGGAACAAATACCTGGACACACCTGAGGAGGCGGAGccagaggatgaggaagaggataaTGTCTCGCTGGACAGGCAGCAGCGCCGTGACAACCACATGAGTGACAG aaagagagagagaataaaagaagaaagacgAGACGGATGCACACCTGAACAG GCAAACTACTCCAGTCTGGACcacaccagtcctcccaccaagAGGAGGGTTACTCCCCACGGCGTGAGTCCTGCTCCAGTCTCCAGATCTGACCGCCAGTGGGAGGAGTCAgtcagtgatgacatcatcagcctGCCGCTCACCAGGTCattacttcctgtttcctcaATGTTTGAGAGCGGAGAAGATTTCAGCATAGAGggattttaa
- the sqstm1 gene encoding sequestosome-1, which produces MSVTVKAYLLGKDESVKEVRRFTVDHDVSSSYDYLLRKTTSVFSNLKAVNTYYRDEDEDLVAFSSDDELMMGLTCMKDSTFRLFIKEKKENRRDFPLHAFPPFTFGHPPPPPPPPGAPAVPHHMTPPPLHSNVTCDGCEGPVVGTRFKCSVCPNYDLCSSCQAQGKHTEHPLLPIWHPLQWFPRGKWMKRMRNCMWNQNLNLNPAQDQDQDKTGTAEPPTDGSAPSASQANVDFLMNIGEGVAALLNPLGIDVDIDVEHEGQRSKVTPPQSAAPPPPQSATPPPPQSATPPPPQSATPPPQSGKLEDKVDGASSEGSKVSRESDEEWTHLSPKEVDPSTGELQSLQPQDLNQSPTLREAALYPHLPQEADLRLVESLSLMLSMGFTDEGGWLTRLLQAKNFDIGAALDAIQYAKPPCSH; this is translated from the exons ATGTCCGTGACGGTGAAGGCTTACCTTCTGGGGAAAGACGAGTCGGTGAAGGAGGTCCGGAGGTTTACGGTGGATCACGATGTCTCCTCCAGCTACGACTACCTTCTCCGGAAAACCACGAGCGTGTTCAGCAACCTGAAGGCCGTCAACACGTACTATAGAG atgaggatgaagacctGGTGGCGTTTTCCTCTGACGATGAACTAATGATGGGTCTGACCTGCATGAAGGATTCCACCTTCCGCCTCTTTATCAAAG agaagaaggagaaccGTCGGGACTTCCCTCTCCACGCCTTCCCTCCCTTCACGTTCggtcaccctcctcctcctcctcctcctcctggagcgCCGGCTGTGCCCCATCACATGACCCCGCCCCCACTGCACTCTAACGTCACCTGTGACGGCTGCGAGGGTCCCGTGGTGGGAACCCGTTTTAAGTGTTCCGTGTGTCCCAACTACGACCTGTGCTCGTCCTGCCAGGCTCAAGGGAAGCACACTGAGCACCCTCTGCTGCCCATCTGGCACCCACTGCAG TGGTTCCCTCGAGGGAAgtggatgaagaggatgagaaacTGCATGTGGAACCAGAACCTGAACCTGAACCCTGCTCAGGATCAGGATCAGGACAAGACCGGGACCGCCGAACCTCCTACTGACGGCAGCGCCCCCTCTG CCTCACAGGCCAACGTGGACTTCCTGATGAACATCGGCGAGGGGGTAGCGGCCTTGTTGAACCCACTGG gtattGACGTGGACATTGATGTGGAGCACGAgggccagaggtcaaaggtgacccCTCCTCAGAgtgcggcccccccccctcctcagagtgcgaccccccctcctcctcagagtgcgaccccccctcctcctcagagtgcgaccccccctccccagagcGGGAAGCTGGAGGACAAGGTGGACGGAGCCAGCAGTGAGGGGTCTAAG GTGAGCCGAGAGTCTGATGAGGAGTGGACTCACCTGAGCCCCAAAGAGGTCGACCCCTCCACCGGAGAGCTGCAGTCCCTGCAGCCCCAGGACCTAAACCAGAGTCCCACCCTGAGGGAGGCGGCTCTGTACCCCCACCTGCCTCAAG AAGCGGACCTCCGCCTAGTGGAGTCTCTGTCCCTCATGCTGTCGATGGGTTTCACGGATGAAGGAGGTTGGTTGACTCGTCTCCTTCAGGCCAAGAACTTTGATATCGGTGCAGCGCTCGACGCCATCCAGTACGCCAAACCGCCCTGCTCccactga
- the LOC119211443 gene encoding TBC1 domain family member 9B isoform X1: MWIQPEEVLMAGALWVSERANPFFILQRRKGHGRGGGLSGLLVGTLDVVLDSSARVAPYRILLQTADSQIYWNVACGSSRKEITEHWEWLESNLLQTISIFDNDEDVTTFVKGKISGIIAEENRLKQGEDQEEDCGKFREAELKMRRLFAMPEEEKLVNYYSCSYWKGRVPRQGWLYLSVNHLCFYSFLMGKEVILVVQWTEVTQLEKNANLVFPESVCVSTRHTEHFFSMFLNINDTFKLMEQLANIAMRQLLDNEAFAADLTLPKPCKTLKNVSALKRDLDARAKNERYRTMFRLTQDERLDGHTDCTLWTPFAKMHVVGQLFISNNYICFNSREEGLCQLIIPLREVSIAEKADSSSVLPCPVSISTKNKMNFLFANLKDRDFLVQRISDFLQRTPDSSRGDTSPLCPVGPSASSMSLGTESAHKMPHYHPGLSTASQGLLQLYHQDAQEDLGPKAMKEKMKEEAWNIHFSEFGRGVCMYRTSRTRELVLNGIPEALRGELWLLFSGAQNEMATHPGYYGDLVEQAMGLCSLATEEIERDLHRSMPEHRAFQNETGIAALRRVLTAYAHRNPGIGYCQAMNIVTSVLLLYCPEEEAFWLLVALCERMLPDYYNTRVVGALVDQGVFEELTRAFLPLLYEHMQELGVISTISLSWFLTLFLSVMPFDSAVLLVDCFFYEGIKVTFQVALAVLYDNMEALLSCSDEGEAMTILGRYLDNVVNRQTVAPPIPHLHALLTSGDDPPPEIDIFDLIKSSYERFGSLHSDVIEQMRFKQRLKVIQSLEDTAKRSVVRAMMTESAFSIEELEELYCLFKSKHMTSCYWGSSSSAAERHDPSLPYLEQYRIDPAQFTQLFTALSPWVCGGHTSTLSARLFRLLDQNKDGLVNFKEFITGLSGMYHGDMTEKLKLLYKLHLPPALCPEEAESALEATHFFTEEEPRESSFLCDVEMLGQPEMTPGEAGKDGGGDSEEKKDEKVKDYRYYLRMWAKEKEPKAETIKDLPRMNQEQFIDLCKTLYNMFSEEPLEQELYHSIATVASLLLRIGEVGKKFNNNGGGRKANTPVAQAPPNEPQREEGHGEGGSGESQVCLALADAQLEPAALDEESKDDVSLSSYSVVSSSSLQCDDITDNAVLIGDGRQRRGSVLDVDWSITFEQVLASLLTEPPLVDYFEKKRDFQNKMAACKAQRGVERQTSSASDHELTQHST, encoded by the exons GTTTACTGGTTGGAACTCTGGATGTGGTGCTGGACTCCAGCGCCAGGGTGGCTCCTTACAGGATCCTGCTGCAGACTGCGGACTCTCAGATCTACTGGAACGTGGCTTGTG GCTCATCCAGGAAAGAGATCACTGAGCACTGGGAATGGCTGGAGTCCAACCTCCTCCAGACAATCTCCATCTTTGACAACGATGAAGACGTTACCACATTTGTCAAAGGAAAAATCTCT GGCATCATTGCGGAGGAGAACCGCCTGAAGCAGGgtgaggaccaggaggaggattGTGGGAAGTTTCGAGAGGCAGAGCTGAAGATGAGGAGGCTGTTTGCGATGCCGGAAGAGGAGAAGCTGGTGAATTATTACTCCTGCAGCTACTGGAAGGGCCGAGTGCCGCGCCAGGGCTGGCTCTACCTGTCCGTCAACCACCTGTGTTTCTACTCTTTCCTAATGGGCAAGGAGG tGATCTTGGTGGTGCAGTGGACGGAGGTGACCCAGCTGGAGAAGAATGCCAATCTGGTGTTTCCAGAGAGTGTTTGTGTCAGCACGCGTCACACCGAGCATTTCTTTTCCATGTTCCTGAACATCAACGACACCTTCAAGCTGATGGAGCAGCTGGCCAACATCGCCATGCGCCAGCTCCTCGACAACGAGGCCTTTGCTGCCGACCTGACGCTGCCCAAACCCTGCAAGACGCTGAAGAATGTGTCCGCACTCAAAAG GGATCTGGACGCGAGGGCGAAGAATGAGCGCTATCGAACGATGTTCCGTCTGACCCAGGACGAGCGTCTGGACGGACACACGGACTGCACACTGTGGACGCCGTTTGCTAAGATGCATGTGGTGGGACAGCTCTTCATCTCCAACAACTACATCTGTTTCAACAGCAGAGAAGAAGGCTTGTGTCAGCTCATCATCCCTCTCAGAGAG gTGTCCATTGCGGAGAAGGCGGACAGCAGCAGTGTGCTACCGTGTCCCGTCTCGATCAGCACTAAGAACAAGATGAACTTCCTGTTTGCCAACCTCAAAGACAGAGACTTCCTGGTCCAGCGCATCTCTGACTTCCTGCAGCGCACACCGGACAGCTCGCGAGGCGATACGAGCCCGCTGTGTCCCGTCGGTCCCTCT GCGTCATCCATGTCCTTGGGGACTGAGTCTGCCCACAAGATGCCTCACTACCACCCTGGTCTGTCCACAGCCAGCCAGGGTTTACTGCAGCTCTACCACCAGGACGCCCAGGAGGACCTGGGGCCCAAAGCC atgaaggagaagatgaaggaggaggcgTGGAACATACATTTCTCAGAGTTCGGTCGAGGTGTCTGCATGTACCGAACCTCGAGAACCAGAGAGCTGGTCCTCAACGGGATCCCAGAGGCCCTGCGAGGAGAGCTGTGGCTGTTGTTCTCAG GAGCACAGAACGAGATGGCCACCCACCCTGGCTACTACGGTGACCTGGTGGAGCAGGCCATGGGGCTGTGTTCATTGGCCACCGAGGAGATTGAGCGTGACCTTCACCGCTCAATGCCAGAGCACCGAGCCTTCCAGAATGAGACGGGCATTGCTGCACTGCGCCGCGTCCTCACCGCCTACGCCCACCGCAACCCCGGCATCGGGTACTGTCAG GCGATGAACATTGTCACCTCCGTCCTGTTGCTCTACtgcccagaggaggaggccttcTGGCTGCTGGTGGCTCTGTGTGAGAGGATGCTGCCCGACTACTACaacaccagggtggtgg GTGCTCTGGTGGATCAGGGAGTGTTTGAGGAGCTGACTCGAGCCTTCCTCCCTCTTCTGTATGAACACATGCAGGAGCTGGGTGTGATTTCCACCATCAGCCTGTCCTGGTTCCTCACACTCTTCCTGTCTGTGATGCCCTTTGACAGCGCCGTCCTATTAGTCGATTGCTTCTTCTATGAAGGAATCAAGGTCACCTTCCAG GTGGCGCTGGCTGTGCTCTATGACAACATGGAAGCCCTGCTGTCCTGCAGCGACGAGGGAGAAGCCATGACCATCCTGGGCAG GTACCTGGATAATGTTGTAAACAGACAGACTGTGGCTCCTCCCATTCCTCACCTGCATGCCCTACTGACGAGTGGAGACGATCCTCCACCTGAGATTGACATCTTTGATCTCATCAAGTCGTCCTATGAG AGGTTTGGCAGCTTGCACTCTGATGTCATTGAACAGATGAGGTTTAAacagaggttaaaggtcatcCAGTCACTGGAGGACACGGCCAAGAGGAGCGTG gttagGGCGATGATGACGGAGTCTGCCTTCAGTatcgaggagctggaggagctctaCTGTCTCTTTAAG TCCAAACACATGACGAGCTGTTACTGGGGCTCCAGCAGCTCTGCAGCCGAGCGCCATGATCCCAGCCTTCCTTACCTGGAGCAGTACCGCATTGACCCGGCTCAGTTCACCCAGCTGTTCACGGCACTCAGTCCCTGGGTGTGTGGAGGTCACACCTCCACCCTGTCAGCCCGCCTCTTCAGACTGTTGGACCAAAACAAGGACGGACTGGTCAACTTCAAAGAGTTCATCACTGGACTCA gtgggaTGTACCACGGAGACATGACCGAGAAACTCAAACTGCTGTACAagctccacctccctccag CGCTGTGTCCTGAAGAGGCGGAGTCTGCTCTGGAGGCAACACACTTCTTCACTGAGGAGGAGCCACGAG aaTCTTCCTTCTTATGTGATGTGGAGATGTTGGGGCAACCGGAAATGACGCCAG GTGAGGCAGGGAAGGATGGGGGAGGAGACAGCGAAGAGAAGAAAG ACGAGAAGGTGAAGGACTACCGGTACTACCTGAGAATGTGGGCTAAAGAGAAGGAACCCAAGGCCGAGACTATCAAAGACCTGCCCAGGATGAACCAG gagcagTTCATCGACCTGTGTAAAACGCTGTACAACATGTTCAGTGAGGAGCCTCTGGAGCAGGAGCTGTATCACTCCATCGCCACTGTGGCCAGCCTGCTGCTGCGCATAGGGGAGGTCGGCAAGAAGTTCAACAACAACGGCGGCGGCAGGAAGGCCAACACGCCTGTCGCTCAGGCTCCGCCCAATGAGcctcagagggaggagggtCATGGTGAGGGGGGGTCAGGGGAGTCCCAGGTGTGCCTGGCTTTGGCTGACGCTCAGCTGGAGCCGGCGGCTCTGGACGAGGAATCCAAAGACGACGTGTCGCTGTCGTCGTATTCGGTGGTTAGCTCCAGCTCGCTGCagtgtgatgacatcactgacaACGCCGTGCTTATTGGTGACGGGAGGCAGAGGCGGGGAAGCGTGCTGGATGTCGATTGGTCAATCACCTTTGAACAGGTGCTGGCATCGCTGCTGACGGAGCCACCACTAGTGGACTACtttgagaagaagagggacttCCAGAACAAGATGGCAGCCTGTAAGGCACAGAGGGGAGTAGAGCGTCAAACAAGCTCCGCCTCCGACCACGAACTCACTCAGCATTCCACCTGA